DNA from Daucus carota subsp. sativus chromosome 1, DH1 v3.0, whole genome shotgun sequence:
TTTCGCGAAGGTCTACGTGGCGCGGAACGTCCAGACGAACGAGAATGTCGCGATTAAAGTGATCGACAAGGAGCAGATTCTCAAAGGCGGCCTGATTCATCATATCAAGCGCGAGATCTCGATTTTACGGAGAGTGAGGCATCCGAATATCGTGCAGCTCTTCGAAGTGATGGCGACGAAATCGAAGATTTTTTTCGTGATGGAGTATGTGAAAGGCGGCGAGCTTTTTAGTAAAGTTGCGAAGGGGAGATTGAAGGAGGAGATTGCGAGGAAGTATTTTCAGCAATTGATCTCGGCCGTTGGATTTTGTCATGCTCGAGGCGTGTTTCATCGGGATTTGAAGCCGGAGAATATTCTGCTGGATGAGGATGGGGATTTGAAGGTGTCGGATTTTGGATTGAGTGCGATTTCGGAGCAGATTAGGGGGGATGGATTGTTTCATACGTTCTGCGGGACGCCGGCGTACGTGGCGCCGGAGGTGCTGGGGAGGAAGGGCTACGATGCGGCGAAGGTAGACTTGTGGTCTTGTggaattattttgtttgttttgatgGCTGGTTATTTACCGTTTCATGATCAGAATATAATGGTGATGTATAAGAAGATTTATAAGGGGGAATTTAGGTGTCCGAGGTGGTTTTCGCCTGAATTGACTAGGTTGTTGAGTAGGTTGCTTGATACGAATCCGCATACGAGGATTACTATACCGGAGATTATGAGTAATAGGTGGTTTAAGAAGGGGTTTAAGCATATTAAGTTTTATGTGGAGGATGATAAGGTTTGTAGTGTGAAGGATGATGAGGAGGATGATATTGATTATTCGTCGGATACGTCGGTGTCTGAGTCGGAGAGTGAGATGGAGATTAGGAGGAGGCAGTCGAATTTGCCTAGACCGGCGAGTTTGAATGCGTTTGATATTATTTCGATGTCGTCGGGGTTTGATTTGTCGGGGTTGTTTGAGGAGAGAGGGGAGCATTCGAGGTTTGTGTCGCGGGCACCGGTGTCGAGTGTTATATCTAAGTTGGAGGAGATTGCAAAGGTTGTTAAATTTAATGTGAGGAAGAAGGATTGTAGTGTGAGTTTGGAGGGGTCGAGGGAAGGTGTCAAGGGGCCGTTGACAATAGCTGTGGAGATATTTGAATTGACACCATCATTGAGGGTTGTGGAGGTGAAGAAGAAAGCCGGGGATCGAGGAGAGTATGATGAATTTGTTAACCGCGAACTGAGGCCTGGACTGCGCAACCTTATGTTAATGGAGTCTGCTGAATCATCAAATTTGCCTTCAGATACTGAATAGTGGGGATAGAGAATGGTACGGCCTTTTCTCTGTTCTTATTTAGTTGCTGTTGTATGTTCACTATTTATATTTGCTTCTGTTATTGTTCTACTTGGAGCTTTGTAAGTTCCTATAGCTTTCTTGTATCTTGTCCACTACTAATATTTGTAAACCTGTTGGAACTAATAATGCTGGCCCCATAGTTGGTTACTACGTTTTCTTCTTAAATGgtactaaaaaaaatattttcttcttttgcgttgttatgtgaattaattaaattaatgaaataagAATTATAACTTATCTGAATAAAACTGCTGCTTCCGTTTTTGAACATTGAAACAAAGAGACTCagttttatgtttatataaatgacAAGAAATACTCAAATAGAAAGTGAAGGGGTAAATGGTTACATTTTACACCCAAAGTTTGGCGATGCATATGACAAGAAACGATTAGGTTAGATGTAGTCTATTTTCTTAGGCTGCAGGAGATTGTGACAATAGTAAGAAAAAAGAATGGGAAAAGAATCGCAACTGAATGTTTGGAAAGGATGACCTTGATACATGTGCCCTAATCAATTCAGTTCATTAAAAACAATAGCGAGTAGGCCATTTTTGGTGGTTTCTTCTAAATTTATTTCCTGTATTATGGTTGTTGgacatttatttattaattgagcATACTAATTGTGTTATATCAATTGCATGTGCTGATACAGTCATGCAGGTCGGAAAGCTTCAAGTATTTTGTTCAAACATCACATTTCCTCTGTTGCCCCCTCTTTTATCTCTCAAAAACTTCATATTTATAAGTGTTATTTTGATGCTTGCAAGAAGTATTCTCAGTAACAGCCAGGTTGTATATTTCTAAAAGTTAAAAAACTTATATAtagggagtttcatccttagcgAATCTCATATTTACCAAGAATTTATGTATTTATCTTGGCATTAATTTTAATGTCAAACTAGATATTAACGAGAGGAGGAAGTCTAGAGACCACTGAAATTTAGTAGAGAACGGGAAGGCATGTCAGGCTTTCGTATGATAGACTGATCAGATTATAAagattggttttttttttttgatatagttGTATGCTTCATACATTTAAATTAGCAATGCGATAACAAGTAACTATACGGTCTTCAAATTTCCTGCGTCATCATCACTGCTATATTCCTATGCACACGTGAGCGAATTTCAAAGGACGGCGCAGGAACATAAAGTTTAATTAAAGAAGATTCggctaagtttttttttttttttattattaattttttgcaTTAAGTGTTTTGTATGTTCGTTTCCAAAACTTGGTATGTGGCTTATGATATTAGTAATgatatgtaatattttataatattgttaGATCTatctaattcaaaaaaattggaatCTTAAATGGTATTTTAGGTGACATGATGCAAATGAAAGTGATAAGCCCTTTTCTGATCTATATACCTAATATTGTGCTGGTAGATAAAGAAGGAAACATTGATTGATTTAGGTACAGAGAAGTTAGTTGCAGTAGGATTCTCTGTTGATGATTTCATGAATGGATTTGATTGCTTGGGTGAAATGTGTGTATCTTACTATTGTAAACTGAATGGCTTATTTGTCTTCTCTTTCTAATTGTTGAACAAGATTTTGGTTCAAATTACTGATTTTCTGGTTAATACATTTGAAAATCAGACTTCTGGACTGGAGCGTGCATCTGCTCAAGCATCTTCATTTGATTGTTGTTAACAAACTGCTTGTACCTGAACAGTATCACTAGAAGAGGGATTCAGATATACTACACATACCAGTGGAGCAAAAGATCGTATGTTATGAAGAAATTCGTTTCTTCTGTTTATGTAGTGTAGATAGTTGGCTGAGATGTTTAAGCTGACTTGGAATCATAGAAGAGAGTCTTAATTGTGATCAAATTTGTGGAAAGTTTAATTTGATGACGTGTTAATTACTAATTTGTGGAAAGTTTTTGCATCCCCCCTCCCCCTCTATATGTTTTTGCAGTTCTTGTAATTTCTTCATCATTATTAGCTTAAGATGAAATTCTTATAAGCTCGACTGGAACCTACATCCAGCTACATCGTACTAAGAAGGTACATATTGAATGCACGAACTTAGAAAATGATTGTTACCTCATTCAATTCTAGAAGTAGAATTGCAACAAGGATTGAAAGCTTGGGGGTCCAGAATAAATGCATACAAGTATTACTGAGCTTGTAAACGTCTATGTTGAATGTCTGTTCTTATATGGTAGGTTTTAGGTTTAGCTGCACAGATTTTTCAAAAACAGTAGTTGGTGAAAACTTATTCCCCCCCTTTTTTTGTCACTTTATTTTTGTCTATTATGTGTGATTCCATTTCAGAGTTTTGAGCTGATGAGCTACGAGATTTGTCATTATTTGTGATCCAATTACCATTAGTTGGAGTATCTTTGGCCTACCAAAGAGATCTATAAGATATCATTGTTATACTTTGCTCTTGTATTTTAGCGTAAACCTTTCTAATAGATGTTGATCTGTGGAGTAAAGTAGTTTCAGATATTTTAGCTGTGCTACATTGGTGCAAACCATAAAGATGCATCTTTCTTTGGGCATGGGacgatattttattttaatacgtCAAATATTAGTGGAAGATGGAAAGTGGGAAGGCTTGGGCCACTATATCATCAGTCTATTAGTGAACGGAAACTAGAAATACATTGATATACGAGTGGAGAATTGAAAGCAGGAAGGATTTGGTGACAAATTTATCg
Protein-coding regions in this window:
- the LOC108204334 gene encoding CBL-interacting serine/threonine-protein kinase 12 is translated as MASRNTTRKESQGLLLNRFEIGKLLGHGTFAKVYVARNVQTNENVAIKVIDKEQILKGGLIHHIKREISILRRVRHPNIVQLFEVMATKSKIFFVMEYVKGGELFSKVAKGRLKEEIARKYFQQLISAVGFCHARGVFHRDLKPENILLDEDGDLKVSDFGLSAISEQIRGDGLFHTFCGTPAYVAPEVLGRKGYDAAKVDLWSCGIILFVLMAGYLPFHDQNIMVMYKKIYKGEFRCPRWFSPELTRLLSRLLDTNPHTRITIPEIMSNRWFKKGFKHIKFYVEDDKVCSVKDDEEDDIDYSSDTSVSESESEMEIRRRQSNLPRPASLNAFDIISMSSGFDLSGLFEERGEHSRFVSRAPVSSVISKLEEIAKVVKFNVRKKDCSVSLEGSREGVKGPLTIAVEIFELTPSLRVVEVKKKAGDRGEYDEFVNRELRPGLRNLMLMESAESSNLPSDTE